The following proteins come from a genomic window of Nostoc sp. ATCC 53789:
- a CDS encoding HEAT repeat domain-containing protein, protein MTKHTRQVLLSALKVVVLCLTLFLLCTSNSWAQITTDSKIAPLIEKLIDNDAHIRSLAADALVNIGSAAVPSLIEALKNQDINLRWHAASVLGDLGAEAAPAVPALSAALQDEDGQVRLYATLALGNIGTAAKAAVPSLMAALQDKEQFVRIYVPSALRKIGVEAKVAVPVLTAALKDKNPTVRYNSAYALGAMGTEAVSSVPNLIALLNDNQFYVRLGAIKGLGGIAAGFQDKANALPTSKLQKVISDFEQVLATIQKYKDKFTETDIRLIRRPLNALKAEKETRLFDRVLESLFEHKLLLGIAAYLILLPSIWLILLRVAPLWLLKINNALKPYTDFSLPFISVNVPLRYVLFVGWFHYHPRVLDAWVAKYIKAAREQFPKKDTVSSRACYIPIPVVLDGTTVPQLMNENLRSTFEKQRSCLVIGGEGGVGKTSLACRIAGWAMAEDEDQQLCKHLMLPVLLEEEFRVTEGKSPLLEAIRGQLQALIDEPEPICQELLLRLLRKKRILVIVDRFSEMNATTREAIEPESPEFPVNALVITSRIEEKLGRVNKTIIKPLRIEANKLSSFMEAYLMQRGKRDRFTDQEFFDACNRLSLMVGQNNITVLLAKLYAEQLIASKDVTSNISALPENIPNLMLGYINELNRDVTDEQFDDRTVHQIAKTIAWECLQQSYQPGTAKRADAVAALAALGIDDPEAHLNYLEKRLHLIQTIGSAKDRIRFCLDPLAEYLAGWYLIELYGNNDGKWRSHFFKKADDLVKTGAPDAIKGLLLAVRDCYLSEVQGSKETDFVPQKSGKLAGFTPSVNTAATTVQTRIP, encoded by the coding sequence ATGACAAAGCATACCAGACAAGTATTACTTAGTGCGCTCAAGGTAGTTGTCTTATGCCTGACACTGTTCCTACTATGCACAAGCAATAGTTGGGCGCAAATCACTACTGACAGCAAAATTGCTCCTCTGATTGAGAAGCTGATAGATAACGATGCCCACATCAGAAGCCTTGCAGCAGATGCATTAGTTAATATCGGTTCGGCAGCAGTGCCGTCTCTGATTGAAGCTTTGAAAAATCAGGATATTAATCTTCGCTGGCACGCCGCTTCGGTTTTAGGAGATTTGGGTGCAGAAGCAGCACCAGCAGTTCCAGCCTTAAGTGCAGCATTACAGGATGAAGATGGACAAGTCCGCTTGTACGCCACCTTAGCTTTAGGAAATATTGGTACAGCAGCCAAAGCAGCAGTTCCATCGTTGATGGCGGCATTGCAAGACAAGGAGCAATTCGTTCGCATTTATGTTCCTTCTGCACTCAGAAAAATTGGTGTAGAAGCGAAAGTAGCTGTCCCAGTATTAACTGCTGCCTTAAAAGATAAGAACCCCACTGTACGTTACAATTCTGCTTACGCTTTGGGTGCAATGGGTACAGAAGCAGTATCTTCTGTCCCGAATTTAATTGCCCTGTTGAATGATAACCAGTTTTACGTGCGTTTAGGTGCTATCAAAGGTTTAGGAGGAATAGCGGCAGGCTTTCAGGACAAAGCAAATGCTTTACCTACCTCCAAGTTGCAGAAAGTCATCTCAGACTTTGAGCAGGTATTGGCAACTATACAAAAATACAAAGATAAATTCACAGAGACGGACATTAGGCTGATACGTCGCCCTCTCAATGCCCTGAAAGCAGAAAAAGAAACTCGCCTCTTTGATAGAGTTCTGGAATCGCTATTTGAGCATAAATTACTCTTGGGAATTGCCGCTTACCTTATCTTATTGCCTTCTATTTGGTTAATTCTCTTGCGGGTAGCCCCTTTATGGTTGTTGAAAATTAACAACGCCCTCAAACCCTACACAGATTTTTCTCTCCCATTTATCAGCGTTAATGTACCTCTGCGATATGTGCTATTTGTTGGCTGGTTTCATTACCATCCCAGAGTATTAGATGCGTGGGTAGCTAAATATATCAAAGCAGCCCGCGAACAATTCCCTAAAAAGGATACAGTTAGCAGTCGCGCCTGTTACATTCCCATTCCCGTTGTTCTGGATGGTACAACAGTTCCCCAACTGATGAATGAGAATCTGCGCTCAACTTTCGAGAAACAACGTAGCTGCCTAGTAATTGGTGGGGAAGGGGGTGTAGGTAAAACCAGTTTAGCATGTCGAATCGCTGGATGGGCAATGGCTGAGGATGAAGACCAACAACTCTGCAAACATTTGATGTTACCAGTGCTGTTAGAAGAAGAATTTCGGGTAACTGAAGGTAAGTCGCCGCTTTTAGAAGCTATCAGAGGACAGTTGCAAGCTTTAATTGATGAACCAGAGCCGATTTGTCAAGAATTACTGTTACGTTTGTTAAGAAAGAAACGCATTCTAGTGATTGTAGACCGGTTCTCAGAAATGAATGCGACTACACGAGAAGCAATTGAGCCGGAGTCGCCAGAGTTTCCGGTGAATGCGTTGGTGATTACTTCCCGAATTGAGGAAAAGCTGGGGCGGGTTAATAAAACGATAATTAAACCCTTGCGGATTGAGGCGAATAAACTATCGTCCTTTATGGAAGCTTATCTCATGCAGCGAGGTAAACGCGATCGCTTTACTGACCAAGAATTTTTTGACGCTTGTAATCGTCTTTCTCTGATGGTCGGTCAAAATAATATCACTGTCTTGCTGGCTAAACTTTATGCTGAACAGTTAATTGCTAGTAAAGACGTTACATCTAATATTTCTGCGTTGCCAGAAAATATTCCTAATTTGATGCTGGGTTATATCAATGAACTCAATCGTGATGTTACAGACGAGCAATTTGATGACCGCACTGTTCATCAAATTGCCAAAACCATCGCCTGGGAATGCTTGCAGCAAAGTTATCAACCAGGAACCGCCAAGCGTGCAGATGCGGTTGCTGCATTAGCAGCTTTGGGTATTGATGATCCGGAAGCACACCTCAATTATCTGGAAAAACGCCTGCACCTGATTCAAACTATCGGTTCTGCCAAAGACAGAATCCGTTTCTGTCTCGATCCTTTAGCTGAGTATCTTGCAGGTTGGTATTTAATAGAATTGTATGGCAATAACGATGGTAAATGGCGATCGCATTTTTTCAAAAAGGCGGACGATTTAGTTAAAACAGGCGCACCAGATGCCATCAAAGGCTTGTTGTTAGCAGTGCGAGATTGCTACTTATCT